In Panthera tigris isolate Pti1 chromosome C1, P.tigris_Pti1_mat1.1, whole genome shotgun sequence, the following proteins share a genomic window:
- the EXTL2 gene encoding exostosin-like 2, with protein sequence MRCCHICKLPGRVMGIRVLRFSLVAILVLLLVAGALTTLLPNIKEDKMLTLRREIKSPGKSTLDSFTLIMQTYNRTDLLLRLLNHYQAVPHLHKVIVVWNNIGEKGPDELWNSLGPHPVPVIFKPQTTNRMRNRLQVFPELETNAVLMVDDDTLISAQDLVFAFSVWQQFPDQIVGFVPRKHVSTSSGIYSYGGFELQTPGFGNGDQYSLVLIGASFFNSKYLDLFQRQPAAVHALIDETQNCDDIAMNFIIAKHTGKTSGVFVKPVNMGNLEKETNGGYPGMWHRAEHFLQRSYCINKLVDIYDSMPLKYSNIMISQFGFPYANHKSKI encoded by the exons ATGAG GTGCTGCCACATCTGCAAACTTCCTGGAAGAGTGATGGGGATTCGAGTGCTTCGTTTCTCTTTGGTGGCCATCCTTGTGCTGCTGCTGGTAGCTGGGGCTCTGACCACTTTACTTCCAAATATTAAAGAAGACAAGATGCTCACTCTGCGTAGGGAAATAAAATCCCCGGGCAAGTCCACCCTGGATTCCTTTACTCTGATAATGCAGACATACAACAGAACAGACCTCTTACTGAGACTTCTAAATCATTATCAGGCAGTGCCACACCTGCATAAAGTGATCGTGGTGTGGAACAACATTGGGGAGAAGGGACCGGATGAGTTATGGAATTCTCTAGGGCCTCACCCCGTCCCTGTGATCTTCAAACCACAGACAACAAACAGGATGAGAAATCGACTCCAGGTCTTTCCTGAACTGGAAACCAATG CTGTGTTAATGGTAGATGATGACACACTAATTAGTGCCCAAGACCTTGTCTTTGCTTTCTCGGTTTGGCAG cAATTTCCTGATCAAATTGTAGGATTTGTTCCTAGAAAGCATGTCTCTACTTCATCAGGTATCTACAGTTATGGAGGTTTTGAACTGCAAACACCGGGGTTTGGAAATGGTGACCAGTACTCTTTGGTGCTGATTGGAGCCTCATTCTTCAATAGCAAATACCTTGACCTCTTTCAGAGGCAACCTGCAGCTGTCCATGCCTTGATAGATGAAACCCAAAACTGTGATGATATTGCCATGAATTTTATCATTGCCAAACACACTGGGAAGACTTCAGGGGTATTCGTGAAACCTGTAAACATGggcaatctagaaaaagaaaccaaCGGGGGCTATCCTGGAATGTGGCATCGAGCTGAGCACTTCCTGCAGAGATCTTATTGTATAAATAAGCTTGTTGATATCTATGATAGCATGCCTTTAAAATACTCCAACATTATGATTTCTCAGTTTGGTTTTCCATATGCCAAccacaaaagtaaaatatga